In a genomic window of Erigeron canadensis isolate Cc75 chromosome 5, C_canadensis_v1, whole genome shotgun sequence:
- the LOC122599144 gene encoding NAC domain-containing protein 71-like: MGGSSLPPGFRFHPTDEELIGYYLKRKVEGLQFELEVIPVIELYKFDPWELPDKSFLPKRDMEWFFFVPRDRKYPNGSRTNRATKAGYWKATGKDRKVTCQSSLAGYRKTLVFYRGRAPLGDRTDWVMHEYRLCDDVSRGTPSFQGQFALCRVMKRNESKTSYVTSGPKTKEPGSSSNGVVNDSLVLQTSTRMGNESNLSSPLASYEKTSTSENEPTSSVGRTNSSSFWVSPDLILDSSKEQSRGLEGPFGYITEDISNPMSPWQPYHQVEISPSSSYSNFTEEVELVDDPNRFGYMSPYSVNENLTGFFGNEDQFPYEFYGGS; encoded by the exons ATGGGAGGATCTTCACTGCCACCAGGGTTTCGCTTTCATCCAACGGATGAAGAATTGATTGGATATTACCTTAAAAGGAAAGTTGAAGGACTTCAATTCGAACTTGAAGTGATTCCGGTTATTGAATTGTACAAATTTGATCCATGGGAATTGCCTG ATAAATCTTTCCTTCCAAAGCGCGATATGGAGTGGTTCTTTTTTGTTCCACGTGATCGCAAATACCCAAATGGGTCGCGAACAAATAGAGCAACAAAAGCCGGTTACTGGAAAGCCACAGGAAAAGACCGAAAAGTGACATGCCAATCTTCTCTGGCAGGGTATCGTAAGACTCTTGTCTTTTATCGTGGCAGAGCACCATTAGGTGATCGCACTGATTGGGTGATGCATGAGTACCGCCTATGTGACGATGTTTCAAGAGGGACACCAAGTTTTCAG GGACAGTTTGCTTTGTGTCGTGTGATGAAAAGGAACGAGTCAAAAACCAGCTATGTGACTAGTGGCCCAAAAACTAAGGAGCCCGGAAGTAGTAGTAATGGAGTTGTCAATGACTCGTTGGTTCTTCAAACAAGCACCCGAATGGGTAATGAGAGTAATTTATCCAGTCCTCTTGCCTCTTATGAGAAAACGTCTACTTCAGAAAATGAACCAACTTCCTCTGTTGGCCGTACCAATTCTTCGAGCTTTTGGGTCTCACCTGATTTAATTCTTGATTCTTCAaag GAACAATCGAGAGGATTAGAAGGGCCGTTTGGGTATATCACAGAGGACATTTCAAATCCAATGAGTCCATGGCAACCATATCACCAGGTTGAAATCTCACCAAGTTCATCATACTCGAATTTTACAGAGGAAGTTGAACTAGTTGATGACCCAAATCGATTTGGCTACATGTCGCCATATTCAGTAAATGAAAACTTAACAGGATTTTTTGGAAACGAAGATCAATTTCCATATGAGTTTTACGGAGGTAGTTGA